TGATGTCTTTTAAAACAATATCTCGATAATTATTAAAGTTAAAATCATATCCCAAAACTATATAAAAAACCGCGCCTTCAACTTCAAATTGCTTTACCTCGTATTTTTTGAAAAACTTCTCATATCTTTCCTTTTCAGGCAGACGTTTCTTTAAAACAAGTATATTTTTGCCGCTAAAAAGTTTATAATCGGTTATAAAATCGTCCTGCCTTCCGTGAAGCGTTCCGCCGTCAAAAACCGGAAAATAAATTCCTGAATGGAAGTATAAAATCGCTGAATCAGTATAGCTTGGAGTGGTAAGAACAAAATCTTTTTCAAATGGTTTTAGATTGTAAAGAACGGTTTTAGTTTTCATGCCCTGAATTATTTCATAGTAGCTGCTGTTGTTTTTGAAATATTTCGGAGGAATTGAAAGCACAGCGGAAATAAAAATTAAATGAATTAATGTAAAAAGTACCATAAATTCAATTGATTTAGTAAGTTCCATTTCGCTTAAATAAAGATATAAAAGGACAAAAAGGAATGAATAGAAGTAAAACATCCATAAAGGGCTTACCGATTTTTTAATCGAAAGAAAGGCGTAAAAAAGCAAGGGAATAATAAAAATATAAAAGAAAACAAGGAAATTATCGGCAATTTTTAATTTTGTCAATAATTCTTTTCTTTTCTTAAAGAGATAATATAGAATGGGGGGAGTGAATAAATATAATTGAACGAGAATAAATATGAATAATTTTAAGAAAGAAACGCCGAACTCCTTTGTTGAACCGAATAAAAAGTATAATGCGGGAATACTTTCCTTCTTGGTTCGGCTGAACATATTGAACATTATATTTGCCCAGTCGTGAGTATAGTTCCAGTAAATGTTTACTACCGCAAAAGGAATTATTGATATAAAAAGAATAATAAAACCCAGAGTTTTATCTTTTCTTTTTTCTGTAAAAATAAAATACACAAGGTAAGTAAGGCCTATCAGCACGGCAAGATATTTTGATAGAAATGCAAAACCTAAAAATATACCGGCTATAAAGTAAAAAAAATAATTTTTCCTATTTAAAGCAAGGAAAAGGAAATAACCGGAAAAAAATGATGAAATTATCAATGGGGTATCGGTTGAAATCAAAAAGTTTAGAATGCTAATGGGGGAAACAATAAAAAGGGTTGAAATAAGGCAGGCTTTTATTTTGTCATACGGCTTAATGATTAAATAAATACCGATACCAACCAAAATGCTGGAAATAATTGCCGGAAAACGTACAATAAATTCGGAACTCCCGAAAAAAAGCATTATACTTAAAATCCATCCGACCAGGGGAGTGTGGTCGTAATAACCAAAATCTAAATGTTTTGCCCAAAGGACGAAATAAGCTTCATCACCGGTAATAGGTATGATGATCGCAAGAATTGATTTAATAAGGAAGGCGAAAAAAATACTGAAGATAAATACTTTTTCTGCTTTTTGTTCCATAAGGGTTGTATACTATTATTTTAAGGTTTGTTTGTCAACATAATGGCGTAAAAATAGTTAGAAAGTGTAAAAGTTTTGAATGTTAGGAAAGTAAAAACCTTAAAAAATTAATTTTTAAACTTTTACACTTTATAACTTTGCTAACGCGGTTATTTTGTTGAACCCAAAATTTGCAGCAGGTTGTAAAATTTGTCCCGAGGGGACAGCACGCCGCGACGTGCGGGGTTAACCCAGCACCATTTATAGTGTGTTCAAGGAAATTGTATTGAAAAATCCGGGTTGAATATTGGCTAAAAATATGTTAAAATTCCAACTTCATGAAGAAAATGGATGTAATAATTTATCTTAAAGTTTTGCAAAAGGGGGATGCATGATAGATTTACACACGCATACATTATTTTCCGACGGCGCTCTTATACCTTCAGAACTTGTTTACCGGGCAAAAGTTAAAGGATACGATGTTATTGCCATAACAGACCACGGCGATTTTTCTAATTTTGATTTTATTATTCCGAGGATAAAAAGAATCTCGGATGAACTGTCTCGGCAGTATGATATTACCATTATCCCGGGAATAGAAATAACTTATGTGCCGCCGAAACTTATTTCAAAAGCTGTTAAATACTGCAGGAAACTTGGCGCCGCGCTCATACTTGGCCACGGGGAAACGCCTGCTGAAACAGTGCCTCCCGGAACAAATTTGGAATCTATTATTGCTGAAGTAGATATTCTGGCGCATCCGGGATACATTACCCTAAAGGAAGCGGAGCTTGCTAAAAAAAATAATGTTTATCTTGAAATAACAACCCGAGCGGGGCACAGCAAGGCAAATGAACATGTTGCCGAGATTGCTAAAAAATGCGGGGCAAAACTTGTGCTTAATTCAGATACTCACGAGCCGGAAGATTTGCTGACTCATGAAAAAATTAGGAAAGTGCTGGATATGAGCAAACTTTCTGAAAAAGACTATAAAGTAATGAAACAAAACGCTTTTGAAATAATCAAAAATATTAAGATTTAGGATAAAAAATGGCTTCATTATCTCATCAGAATCTAAGGAAAAATGAACTTGCGGATATCCTATACAGCGTATTGGAGTGGATAAAAAATAACAGGCAGACATTCTATAGTATTGTAGGGATTGTCGCCGGAATAATGCTTTTTACTGCTTTTGTTTTAACCCAATATTATTCAGTTAGGATGAGGGTTTCGGACAAGCTTTCAATTGCTCAGGCATTAATTTACCATAATCAGGTAGATCAAGGGCTTGCTCTGCTTAATGAGGTAATAAATCAATATCCTAATTCACCCGCTGCATCTATGGCAAGGCTTACTAAAGCGGAGTATTTAATAAGCCAACGCAAGTACCGAGATGCCAAAGATATGATCGCTTATGTTATAGGAAATGGGAAACCCGCGTCAGTCGTTCCTTTAGCTTATGCGTATATGGGAAATGTCCAGGAAGATATGCAGGATTATCGGGGCGCGATAGCAACATATAACGAATTCCTGAC
The Elusimicrobiota bacterium DNA segment above includes these coding regions:
- a CDS encoding tetratricopeptide repeat protein, which gives rise to MASLSHQNLRKNELADILYSVLEWIKNNRQTFYSIVGIVAGIMLFTAFVLTQYYSVRMRVSDKLSIAQALIYHNQVDQGLALLNEVINQYPNSPAASMARLTKAEYLISQRKYRDAKDMIAYVIGNGKPASVVPLAYAYMGNVQEDMQDYRGAIATYNEFLTKYPEHFLLPKILESLGRVYELSGANEQAKTIYQRLSTEYKGARWEQYALERLFFLNNPKLKKSN
- a CDS encoding histidinol phosphate phosphatase domain-containing protein codes for the protein MIDLHTHTLFSDGALIPSELVYRAKVKGYDVIAITDHGDFSNFDFIIPRIKRISDELSRQYDITIIPGIEITYVPPKLISKAVKYCRKLGAALILGHGETPAETVPPGTNLESIIAEVDILAHPGYITLKEAELAKKNNVYLEITTRAGHSKANEHVAEIAKKCGAKLVLNSDTHEPEDLLTHEKIRKVLDMSKLSEKDYKVMKQNAFEIIKNIKI
- a CDS encoding glycosyltransferase family 39 protein, with protein sequence MEQKAEKVFIFSIFFAFLIKSILAIIIPITGDEAYFVLWAKHLDFGYYDHTPLVGWILSIMLFFGSSEFIVRFPAIISSILVGIGIYLIIKPYDKIKACLISTLFIVSPISILNFLISTDTPLIISSFFSGYFLFLALNRKNYFFYFIAGIFLGFAFLSKYLAVLIGLTYLVYFIFTEKRKDKTLGFIILFISIIPFAVVNIYWNYTHDWANIMFNMFSRTKKESIPALYFLFGSTKEFGVSFLKLFIFILVQLYLFTPPILYYLFKKRKELLTKLKIADNFLVFFYIFIIPLLFYAFLSIKKSVSPLWMFYFYSFLFVLLYLYLSEMELTKSIEFMVLFTLIHLIFISAVLSIPPKYFKNNSSYYEIIQGMKTKTVLYNLKPFEKDFVLTTPSYTDSAILYFHSGIYFPVFDGGTLHGRQDDFITDYKLFSGKNILVLKKRLPEKERYEKFFKKYEVKQFEVEGAVFYIVLGYDFNFNNYRDIVLKDIKDKFYSVPKFLPTKSDYFKEKYFS